Within Buteo buteo chromosome 10, bButBut1.hap1.1, whole genome shotgun sequence, the genomic segment CAGGAACCACTAATCCTTGTTTGACACCCAAGGACTAATATAATTAAGTGATGGAGCAAGCATGCCTAAGGTGTTCTTCAGCCAGTGTGCTAAAGCTTATCCAGCGCTAATTGCTTTTGCCTTGCAGAGCTGTTGATGCCCACAGCATTGAGACAGTTGAAGATAATAAGGTGGAGGGATGTCAGGTAGACACGCTTGGTTTCAAAGGTAAGTAGAAGGAATTTTTAGTTACTGTGGTGTGCCTAAAATTATTGTTGAAATGACAGAGGGATTTATCAAACCATAACAACGGAAGAAGAAACTCAAATTGCAGGATGGTCTGTCCAGAAGCCTCTTGAACTTTGACTTTAAAGCACGCATGTGCTTTGAGGAGTAAGATAGGGAGTGTCACTGCCTAATGCTTGTCTACCAGGTAATAATGTACTACTTTCAgtcctccttaaaaaaaaaaaaaggagaaaaaaaaagaaaaaaaaagtacagtgtATATGATTGTTGCAGGAAGCAGCCACCTTACCAGTACAACAGCTTTAGGGCAGCCACGCAGGTTAGAGGGGGATGTAAGTGGGAAATGTTTAACGAAATTTTGAAAGTGCTTTAGAGGCTTTATCTGTTAGTCCTGGTCTAAAATACTGGGAGTCATATGACAAACTTGCCAAGAATAAAAGGTCAAAAAAGGGGCGTTGGAGAGGGTATATTAGCATTCGGTTTCATATGTTTGATActtgtatttgtatttctgctaCAGCAGCAAGCAATTTCTAAATGTAAGATGCTgaacacttttctttcaaaccaGCCCCTTCACCTCCTGCCTCCAGTGTGTGGACAACACGACGAGATGGAGAGGTCAGACTGAGGATGGATGAACAGGGCATAGGCAGTGAACCACCAAAGACCGTTCATGAGCTACTGCAGGAAGCTGTTAGTAAATATGGTGATTATTATGCCCTTGCATCCAAAAAGGGTGGCCAGTGGATAAAACTAACATTTAAGATGTACTATGATGagtgctggaaagcagcaaaaagctttctgaaggTAAGCTTTTGATTAATTCTGCTCCTCCTTCATATTCAATTTAACTGCTGAAACAGCTGTGGTCAACTATATCTTAAACCTGCAAATTCTCTGAGTCTTAAAGTGACAGGGAAATACCTGAACAAGCCATGAACAGCTTGGTAGTTACCACAGTGGTTTTGGTTGAATTTCTTGCAAGTTGCTTCCACATTCAACTAACAAAAAGTGCATAAGGAAACATTTAAAGAGAGATGTTTGAGGTATATGTCAAACCTGGACAACACCCCTCATGTGGTGTGTCAATTTTAATCTTTCTAAGAAAAAACTTGAAGGGATGCTTATGAATCAGACTTAAATGTCCAAACTGGCTGATCCTTTTGCCTGTACTGTTGGGAGttaagacagagagagaaaccaACATTACATGTACTTACCGTTATCATTATGAAGTCTTACTTCTTGAAGTTAAGGCCACTCTGGTTTTACTCCTATGGTGGGATCTTCCAGTCTACGTACTTCCACTCTGGGACAAAACCAGAGAATGGCTGAAGGAGATTTAAAGACTGGGACTTCAACAGCTGGAATTTCATAGCAAAGTGTCTCTGACTGTCATTGGAGCTTGTTGCTGGTGTCATTATTGATATCTGACATATCTAACCTGTACTAAATGACTAAATGTTTCAGTAGATGTTGTCTAACTTGACCTCTCACCTTCTCATTGCCAGCCCAAAGGGAACTGATGACTACCTGGATTGCAGTTTTATAGTACCGTTAGGATCAGTGAGCTAGTGATACTGAGTGCAGACCTaagcaaatccttttttttcccccgccTACTGATAAAGTGGGACAGTGTCTGATCTGAAACTTAACTGGTTCCATATTAGGTCTTGGGAAGTTTTTCAATGTGAATTATCGTATATAATAGCATGAGTTTTTCCCTTGACATTGTGCTCACAGCAGAGATCTGTAAATTAACTCTAAGCATTcgtcaaaaggaaaacaagattgCTGTAATCTCATCTCTTGTTTACAGCTGGGACTAGAGCGTTTCCATGGAGTGTGTATCTTGGGATTTAATTCTGCAGAGTGGTTTATTGCTGACATTGGAGCTATCCTTGCAGGGTAAGAATGAGTGTTGTCCCTTGACATGCATTTTGCTTTAGCATTCAGATAGTAATTTCAGTATTCATGTGAGAAGCAGTTTTTGattaaaaacccacaacaaaccaaacaaaaaaaccagaacaaaaacaaCTGCTTATGTTTGAGTTTAATGAAGATAGCTAGAACCTAAACTCTCTCTTTATTTCGTTATGAATTAATgagacaaattaattttttttttagccaggTGCTTCTCAGAATAAGATAAACAGTAGGTTAATCCAAAAGCATGCTTACTTACACTGTGATTAATAATATGATGGGAAATGCCAGAGAATCACAGCACTGCATTTTGATACCCTTCTTCCACCTGAGACATTTTGGTCCCTTACACCATTCTGACATTTCCCATGCCCCAGAAGAGAGCCTTTGCTCTTGGAATTAAGccctctgctttttgttgttgttctatGGGATAGTCTTCCTaaagtttttcctctgttaaaGTTTTAAATGGTCTGAATCTTGCCAGCAACTCTGCTTATCCTCtaattctgtgttttgcttttctgttttgttttttttccttttcttttgtagtgGAGTGGCTGCTGGTATCTACACTACAAACTCTCCTGAGGCCTGTCGTTATGTAGCAGAGAACTGTAGTGCTAATGTTCTGGTTGTGGAAAACCataaacagctgcagaaaatctTAGAAgtaaatacactttttaaatGGCTGGGGGCTACAGCATCCTATTGACAGATGTGGGAGGGTAATACCTGAGGGAAATGGTGAACCTGAAAGCAGAGGTGAACCCATCGAGACTACTTGGTGTGCTCCCTGTTCAAGCCAGATGAGTGGTCACTAATGCTAAATCTCATGAGAGGTTAAATGGTGGTTCCACAGCTTAGCAAAGCTTTGAGCTTAAAATCTGAGAAGCCAAAATGAACAATGAGCATCCCCTAGGTTGTCTGGCAACATTGCAGTCCAAATGATTACTGTCTCCAGTGAGGCTTCCCCATTCTTTTTCAATAGCACAGATGAGATTCTCTTAGCTTTACTTAAAATGGCAACTAGCGGTAGCATGTTAAGTGGTGGGTTACTTAGGCTTAAAAGGGACAAGCAGGATTTATTCCTTCTTAATCTCCCTTCTTAACACAGATTCAGCATAAACTACCTCATCTGAAAGCTATTATCCAGTATGGGGAAGAGCTAAAAGAGAAGAGACCAAATCTGTACTCTGTAAGTATTGGGCATCTTAATGGCTTGTAAACACTGGCTGTGATTAGCTGACGGCTTGCAAGCAACCATCACCTTCCACGGGACTGTCATCTTGTGAGCTTGTGTGGGTTTTAGTGAGGGATTGCTTGCCTCGCTGAAGCAGTAGATGTCTACTGTTCAAACCTCGGTAATCCGTGTTGTAAGGGAGGGTTTTAGCATACTGACCTCTGCAAGGCAGCCTCAGGTCCCACAGTTATTCCAGCTCAGCACTCCTGGTGAATACCAGGGTTGCTACAGAGCTAGTAAGCTTCCACAGGGTGGATCAgtctccttttctgcttcttgccATGCCTCTTGTGGcagtcagaaaacattttggggCTAACTGCATATTTACAACCTCTTCCAGATTATGCCAGAGGTTTGGATGTAGGAGACAGCTTCCTTATCTTCATGTGTAGCAAAAGGTTTAATTTTGCATGTGAATGATAGCCTACAAAGTGATTGAGCTCTTTTATATTTACAGTGGAGTGAGTTCATGGACCTTGGCAAAGATGTTCCAGATACGCAGCTCCATGAAATCATTGAGTCACAGAAGCCTAACCAGTGCTGTACACTAATATATACCTCGGGGACAACTGGACAGCCAAAGGGAGTAATGCTCAGTCATGACAACGTAAGTATCTTTTTGTATAGCTGCCCATTCCAAGAACTGTGACCTTAGGTGGGTGCTGAGGGAGGGCACAGATCAGCTGAAAAACATGCCTGATATTAAGATCACAGGAAAttgtagacttttttttgtgAGCTGCATGTTCTGTGTTGTGCCTCCTTGGAAGAGCTGTCACTAAATACTGATGCGGGTTCTTGTTACAGTTGACGTGGACGGCATTGGCGGCAGGGCGTTGCATAATGCTGACGGATGCTACAGAACAGCAGGAACTGCTGGTCAGCTATCTCCCGCTCAGTCATATTGCTGCACAGATGGCAGATATTTGGTTGGCAGTGACATTCGGTGTACAAGTTTTCTTTGCTCAACCAGATGCATTAAAGGTAAAAATGTAAGATGATAAAAAACCCTATACCCATCCACCTGCTTGTAGCTGGGCTGCATGCTTGAAACCAAATGTGGCTGACTTATTTCATCGTTCTGAAAGCTGTGCAACTCGGTTTGTTTGCATAGTGACCAACTGCTCCTGTTTAAGGGTCTGTTGGTTTGACAAGTATAGCCACTCTGACCTTTGCCTTTTGACTCTGTATCGCAAGCTAGGATAAGCTGACCAAGCACTTCACAAGTAGGAGCTTCTGGGTGTCTCACCTGACACCAGTTCTCCGCCCCGACAGCTTGGTTGAGCAATGGCTTTGCATTTGCTCTGTCCACATTGCAAAATGCCACCACCGTTAAATCTGTGTCCTGAGAAGAGAACGATTCTTCTCTTGGTGTGGTGTCAGTGTTGGCACTGAAAGCATCGACCCTTGCTGTCTTCTCGAAACCACTGTGGCATTTGAATGCTCCTGGGGTTCCTTTCTCTCAGTGGCAATGCAGTTGAAAATGAGCAATTCCTCGGAATTGATGGCTGAGTTGTAGGCCTCGGCTAGTGGTCAATGCTGACCTGAAGCCTATAGTGAAGCAATTTTGAAAGCTGtattaaattctgctttgctCAGGGCACCTTGGTAGACACCCTGCGGGAAGTGAGGCCAACTGCTTTTCTGGGAGTTCCTCGTGTCtgggaaaaaatagaagaaaaaatgaaatccgTAGGAGCAAAATCGtcagcattcagaaaaaaagtggcaTCGTGGGCCAAGGGAGTTGGGTTGCAGACAAACCTGAAGCGGATGAATGGGTAATTATGAACTATGCTTAAGGGATATTACAAATATTAGGAGAACTTTACTATTAGATCAGGAGTTATATCCCATCTAACATGCCAGACTTATGGACAGTAAAAGCCAAATATAGTGCTTGGACCAGAGggggagcagcaagggctggtggggaaaataattaatttttttactgaataaaCTAAAATAGGATGCagatgaaaggaagaagggggagAAGTTCTACTTGGTGACTGAGATCTTGTAacagtttttttcctacagGTATTCGGAAGTCCCGGTGAACTTCCGCATAGCCAGGCACTTGGTGTACAAGAAAGTGCGAAAGGCCATCGGGCTGGACCGGTGCACGAAGTGCTACACGGGGGCTGCTCCTATTACCAGAGAGAcgctggaattttttttaagtctgaacATTCCTGTGTTTGAGCTGTACGGCATGAGTGAGAGCTCTGGGCCTCACACAGCCTCTCTACCTCACGCATTCAAGCTTACCAGGTAAATATCTTTCTGTGAGTAGAGCACTGCTGGCTGGGAGGAAGAGTTGCTTTAAGGTATCTCTTGCATCTGGCATGTCCATCTTGCCTGATGCCGCTCATCCCCAGAGTTTTGCTGCCAGTAAAAAGTCGCTAGGGAGTCAGTTCCTTTGGTCACATCTTGCAGATAGTGACATCTGCCAAGGGCAACAGCCGTGTTACTTAAATTTAACTTGGCCTGGATTCTCTAGGAACTGAAGAGGAAGCAAAGAATTcatgggaagaaggaagaattagTAACTCTAGCCTACAGTTCACTTTATTGTCAAATTAATAAATGCAGTAAGGCTCTGCTGTTGCTTTGAATGGCTTGTTCAGTCCCTGTGGGTTCAGTCTGCAGAGTGAATACCACTGTCAGTAAAAGCTTGCTGCCAAGGACATAAATCTTCTAATTCAAAGCTCAGGTGTGTGGGAACAATGGGTGGAAAACACCAGGTGTATGAGCACTGATCTCTGCCATAACAACTTCTTCTGTAGTTCCCCTTACATAAGCAGATGCCTTTTAAGTTTATAAGTTCCTTGCTGAAGCAGTTGTAATAAAAAGCTGCCTGGCTTTGTTCAAGTGCTTTAGCTTGAGAGGGTACTGCTATAATCTCACTCTGCTGCTCAgctactgaataaaaaaaaaaaaaaaaaaagcagcaagccatgggtttgtgtttgtgttctCTTTAAGCTGTGGAAAGGAAGTTGCAGGCTGCCGGACACTGATTTATAAGCCAGATGGAGAAGGCAATGGGGAGATCTGCTTCTCAGGAAGGCACATCTTCATGGGCTATTtgaacatggaagaaaaaaccaaagagGCAATTGATGAAGAAGGCTGGCTGCATTCAGGTGACCTTGGCAAGCAGGATAAAGATGGATTCCTCTACATCACTGGCAGAATTAAAGGTAACGCATCCCCTGACTTTGTTGTCTTGAGGTTGCGCAGTACTGTGATACGATGCATTCAGACCCTGCTAATTATGTGGTTGTGGCTtgcacagaagaataaatacttTTCCCTCTAAATTTTTAATACGAAGATGGCTGCAGCGTGTCCTGCCACTGAGCCTGTGACATGGTGTGCAATGGGAGGAGAGGGATGACCTCTGAAACCACTGTGTGTTTGCAGAGTAGGGAAGAAATCCTCTGATTTCAGAAGCAGTGGTTAATGCTTTGTTAGCTTGTTTTACAGTGTTGAACCTGTCCAGGTCCAGCTGTTTGTACTGCCAGCTCCCTCCAGTTTCAGCTAGCTTTGCTAGTTGATCGCTAAGAGAAAACAACAGCT encodes:
- the ACSBG2 gene encoding long-chain-fatty-acid--CoA ligase ACSBG2 isoform X4, with product MLCESDARMALAEPVPTAYFNSDPQGNCEVSLDDVLLSSSARAVDAHSIETVEDNKVEGCQVDTLGFKAPSPPASSVWTTRRDGEVRLRMDEQGIGSEPPKTVHELLQEAVSKYGDYYALASKKGGQWIKLTFKMYYDECWKAAKSFLKLGLERFHGVCILGFNSAEWFIADIGAILAGGVAAGIYTTNSPEACRYVAENCSANVLVVENHKQLQKILEIQHKLPHLKAIIQYGEELKEKRPNLYSWSEFMDLGKDVPDTQLHEIIESQKPNQCCTLIYTSGTTGQPKGVMLSHDNLTWTALAAGRCIMLTDATEQQELLVSYLPLSHIAAQMADIWLAVTFGVQVFFAQPDALKGTLVDTLREVRPTAFLGVPRVWEKIEEKMKSVGAKSSAFRKKVASWAKGVGLQTNLKRMNGYSEVPVNFRIARHLVYKKVRKAIGLDRCTKCYTGAAPITRETLEFFLSLNIPVFELYGMSESSGPHTASLPHAFKLTSCGKEVAGCRTLIYKPDGEGNGEICFSGRHIFMGYLNMEEKTKEAIDEEGWLHSGDLGKQDKDGFLYITGRIKELIITAGGENIPPVPIEDAVKNAIPIISNAMLVGDKAKFLAMLLTLKCNVDVGTGEPGDDLTPEAIEYCQKLGSKATKVSEIINSKDKAIYAAIQKGILAVNEGAVSNAQKVQKWVLLEKDFSLAGGELGPTMKLKRPVVAQKYKDQIAQFYMDADTPTTTENALQQ
- the ACSBG2 gene encoding long-chain-fatty-acid--CoA ligase ACSBG2 isoform X3, with product MRTMLCESDARMALAEPVPTAYFNSDPQGNCEVSLDDVLLSSSARAVDAHSIETVEDNKVEGCQVDTLGFKAPSPPASSVWTTRRDGEVRLRMDEQGIGSEPPKTVHELLQEAVSKYGDYYALASKKGGQWIKLTFKMYYDECWKAAKSFLKLGLERFHGVCILGFNSAEWFIADIGAILAGGVAAGIYTTNSPEACRYVAENCSANVLVVENHKQLQKILEIQHKLPHLKAIIQYGEELKEKRPNLYSWSEFMDLGKDVPDTQLHEIIESQKPNQCCTLIYTSGTTGQPKGVMLSHDNLTWTALAAGRCIMLTDATEQQELLVSYLPLSHIAAQMADIWLAVTFGVQVFFAQPDALKGTLVDTLREVRPTAFLGVPRVWEKIEEKMKSVGAKSSAFRKKVASWAKGVGLQTNLKRMNGYSEVPVNFRIARHLVYKKVRKAIGLDRCTKCYTGAAPITRETLEFFLSLNIPVFELYGMSESSGPHTASLPHAFKLTSCGKEVAGCRTLIYKPDGEGNGEICFSGRHIFMGYLNMEEKTKEAIDEEGWLHSGDLGKQDKDGFLYITGRIKELIITAGGENIPPVPIEDAVKNAIPIISNAMLVGDKAKFLAMLLTLKCNVDVGTGEPGDDLTPEAIEYCQKLGSKATKVSEIINSKDKAIYAAIQKGILAVNEGAVSNAQKVQKWVLLEKDFSLAGGELGPTMKLKRPVVAQKYKDQIAQFYMDADTPTTTENALQQ
- the ACSBG2 gene encoding long-chain-fatty-acid--CoA ligase ACSBG2 isoform X1: MLQICLLGASLKIKDITHHRQRWSGAAVGGEAAQRRCVVRLDPESCGGTMLCESDARMALAEPVPTAYFNSDPQGNCEVSLDDVLLSSSARAVDAHSIETVEDNKVEGCQVDTLGFKAPSPPASSVWTTRRDGEVRLRMDEQGIGSEPPKTVHELLQEAVSKYGDYYALASKKGGQWIKLTFKMYYDECWKAAKSFLKLGLERFHGVCILGFNSAEWFIADIGAILAGGVAAGIYTTNSPEACRYVAENCSANVLVVENHKQLQKILEIQHKLPHLKAIIQYGEELKEKRPNLYSWSEFMDLGKDVPDTQLHEIIESQKPNQCCTLIYTSGTTGQPKGVMLSHDNLTWTALAAGRCIMLTDATEQQELLVSYLPLSHIAAQMADIWLAVTFGVQVFFAQPDALKGTLVDTLREVRPTAFLGVPRVWEKIEEKMKSVGAKSSAFRKKVASWAKGVGLQTNLKRMNGYSEVPVNFRIARHLVYKKVRKAIGLDRCTKCYTGAAPITRETLEFFLSLNIPVFELYGMSESSGPHTASLPHAFKLTSCGKEVAGCRTLIYKPDGEGNGEICFSGRHIFMGYLNMEEKTKEAIDEEGWLHSGDLGKQDKDGFLYITGRIKELIITAGGENIPPVPIEDAVKNAIPIISNAMLVGDKAKFLAMLLTLKCNVDVGTGEPGDDLTPEAIEYCQKLGSKATKVSEIINSKDKAIYAAIQKGILAVNEGAVSNAQKVQKWVLLEKDFSLAGGELGPTMKLKRPVVAQKYKDQIAQFYMDADTPTTTENALQQ
- the ACSBG2 gene encoding long-chain-fatty-acid--CoA ligase ACSBG2 isoform X2, whose product is MRWTMLCESDARMALAEPVPTAYFNSDPQGNCEVSLDDVLLSSSARAVDAHSIETVEDNKVEGCQVDTLGFKAPSPPASSVWTTRRDGEVRLRMDEQGIGSEPPKTVHELLQEAVSKYGDYYALASKKGGQWIKLTFKMYYDECWKAAKSFLKLGLERFHGVCILGFNSAEWFIADIGAILAGGVAAGIYTTNSPEACRYVAENCSANVLVVENHKQLQKILEIQHKLPHLKAIIQYGEELKEKRPNLYSWSEFMDLGKDVPDTQLHEIIESQKPNQCCTLIYTSGTTGQPKGVMLSHDNLTWTALAAGRCIMLTDATEQQELLVSYLPLSHIAAQMADIWLAVTFGVQVFFAQPDALKGTLVDTLREVRPTAFLGVPRVWEKIEEKMKSVGAKSSAFRKKVASWAKGVGLQTNLKRMNGYSEVPVNFRIARHLVYKKVRKAIGLDRCTKCYTGAAPITRETLEFFLSLNIPVFELYGMSESSGPHTASLPHAFKLTSCGKEVAGCRTLIYKPDGEGNGEICFSGRHIFMGYLNMEEKTKEAIDEEGWLHSGDLGKQDKDGFLYITGRIKELIITAGGENIPPVPIEDAVKNAIPIISNAMLVGDKAKFLAMLLTLKCNVDVGTGEPGDDLTPEAIEYCQKLGSKATKVSEIINSKDKAIYAAIQKGILAVNEGAVSNAQKVQKWVLLEKDFSLAGGELGPTMKLKRPVVAQKYKDQIAQFYMDADTPTTTENALQQ